From the Tetrapisispora phaffii CBS 4417 chromosome 10, complete genome genome, one window contains:
- the TPHA0J01770 gene encoding uncharacterized protein (similar to Saccharomyces cerevisiae YBP1 (YBR216C) and YBP2 (YGL060W); ancestral locus Anc_6.112), with protein MTVSSGFCDRLNNAFNDKELDCISLVTIIDSYCETICKSEASTTEMSYLFLKALNIQLNRFHDVVYEIGWDLPKSIIGLCMFKDKKNVPIEWRKDEIFLLINESFDIIIKYSNPKEYFIAFCDMLSTSDISAITAQFYKSEGIDEESDTLAELSFLAQFFLIMNLGTASFKNIKTVYPSKFLRMFYEALRKYVTTNLSLLKEQVCFETIIYKFLADFHVEIPPKDFITDLGLSKSEYKDIKEEEIRLCNKILLSGQFMLISLLYSNTESGCDLQIYSGIDKKFNIDANDYTYDNNRVQMYCDMATKFGLDLHNQFETIKNNSKELYNDITNFESPNGEFESLPASKLNELIYHLAYTHEIKNLSNLKDPSTGIFAILTYFGMFMLSKNDAVSITYSLEESIYLYLHCSSCSIYSQNMNNVFVESVARYMIINSFMECSNSTEIKRQLSRIPLNIKNVFLQLLLMKVRNEADSNVRTIYLFIITQILASVTQAESFDFIVDTLLTCPFIEAKIVILYILKTLLIKDICQVQSYFVTEDKDQKLPALPPRPIIKLDDDIIAKIHSLYSITFESTIKDKKDKRQLTLLLSFLNLMIVLRRQWNLNLLIIIDEQFTKEFQDEPIEEELPEIGFIKISMETLKEFISTSVK; from the coding sequence ATGACTGTTAGTAGTGGTTTTTGTGATAGGTTGAACAATGCGTTTAATGATAAGGAGCTAGATTGTATTAGCTTGGTTACAATAATCGACAGTTATTGTGAGACCATATGTAAATCTGAGGCGTCGACTACTGAGATGtcttatttatttttaaaagctttgaatattcaattgaatcGATTCCATGATGTGGTTTATGAAATAGGTTGGGATCTTccaaaatcaattattgGTTTATGTATGTTTAAAGATAAGAAAAATGTTCCTATAGAGTGGAGAAAAGATGAAATATTCCTTTTAATCAATGAATCctttgatataataatcaaGTATAGTAATCCAAaggaatattttattgcGTTTTGCGATATGCTATCGACTTCTGATATTTCTGCCATTACAGCACAGTTCTATAAATCTGAAGGCATTGATGAAGAAAGTGATACTCTGGCagaattatcatttttagctcaattttttctaatCATGAATTTAGGTACTgcatcttttaaaaatattaaaactgTCTACCCTTCTAAATTCTTACGAATGTTTTATGAGGCTTTGCGTAAATACGTGACTACCAATTTATCATTACTTAAAGAGCAAGTTTGCTTTGAGACcataatatataagttCCTCGCGGATTTCCATGTAGAAATACCACCTAAGGATTTTATAACTGATCTGGGGTTATCGAAAAGTGAATATAAAGACATCAAGGAGGAAGAAATAAGACTATGCAATAAAATTCTATTGTCAGGCCAATTTATGTTAATATCGTTACTTTATAGTAATACTGAAAGTGGCTGTGATTTGCAAATATATAGTGGTATCgacaaaaaatttaatattgatgCCAATGATTATACTTACGATAACAACCGAGTTCAAATGTACTGTGATATGGCAACCAAGTTTGGATTAGACTTACATAATCAATTCGAGactataaaaaataattcaaaagagTTATACAATGATATCACAAATTTTGAGTCACCTAATGGTGAATTTGAGAGTTTACCTGCATCTAAATTGAATGAATTGATTTATCATTTAGCATATACACATGAAATTAAGAATTTATCAAACCTTAAAGATCCTTCTACTGGAATATTTGCAATTTTAACGTATTTTGGGATGTTTATGCTCTCAAAAAATGATGCAGTGTCTATCACTTATTCTTTAGAAGAGAGTATTTACTTATATTTGCATTGTTCAAGTTGTTCAATATACTCacaaaatatgaataacGTCTTTGTTGAAAGTGTTGCAAGATACATGATTATTAATTCTTTCATGGAATGTTCAAATTCAactgaaattaaaagaCAGTTATCTAGAATTCCTttaaacattaaaaatgtttttcttcaattattattaatgaaagtACGCAATGAAGCAGATAGTAATGTTCGAacaatttatctttttatcATTACCCAAATATTGGCATCTGTAACTCAAGCAGAATCATTTGACTTTATTGTGGATACGTTACTAACTTGCCCATTTATTGAGGCAAAGATTGTTATACTATACATTTTAAAGACACTACTGATCAAAGATATTTGCCAAGTACAATCATATTTTGTAACTGAAGACAAAGATCAAAAATTACCAGCATTACCGCCAAGaccaataattaaattggATGACGATATCATTGCCAAAATCCATAGTCTTTACTCCATAACATTTGAATCAACGATAAAAGACAAGAAAGATAAAAGGCAATT